The Candidatus Neomarinimicrobiota bacterium genomic sequence ACAGGGTTGTGGAACCCCTTGTCGGTGATTTCGAAGTCGGACTGATAGTAGTTCAGCAGGATCTTGCCAGCCGCCTGGGCGGCCTCGATGGCGGTGGTGAGCTCCGCTTGCATCGCGGCAAAGTTACCACTGGTCGACCCGCAAAGGCGAGGGGGTTACGCGGCGGTCAAGGGGAGCGAGTCAGCGGCGATAGCCGTAGAGCCAACGGCTGCCGGTGGCGCCATGAGTCCGCACGGAGTGGCGGGCACCTGCGGGGATGAGGACCTCCTCGCCAGCCGCTGGGTGTATGACTTTCCCGGGCAGTTCCAGTTCGACCTCGCCTTCCAGGAGCATGAACAGTTCGTCCGAGGGGTGGGTGAAGTCTTCCCATCGCTGGCCAGGCGCGTCGACCCACAAGTCGCAGCTGAAGCCGCGCTCGCTCCAGTCCTGCTCTACCTGAGTGCGGTCGGCCATGCCGTCATATCCAGCCGACCATTATTCTGCTATGCCAACATTGCCACGAGCGACACGCGCTCCCGCAGCGCCGGTGGGCTGGGAAATTAGGTCGTCGGTCGGCGCATTCTGTTCTATTTGAAATAGAGTTGGACACGGACCCCCACGGTGTTGCCGATCGACTTGTGGTTGCAGGACTTCATGAGGTCGTAGACACGGTTACCAAATTGAAAGTCAGAGATCAAAAGCGCGATCGGCTCCCGAGTTTCTACCACCCAGCCGCGATTCTTGGGGGTGACGTCAAGCGTTGCAG encodes the following:
- a CDS encoding cupin domain-containing protein produces the protein MADRTQVEQDWSERGFSCDLWVDAPGQRWEDFTHPSDELFMLLEGEVELELPGKVIHPAAGEEVLIPAGARHSVRTHGATGSRWLYGYRR